The Ictidomys tridecemlineatus isolate mIctTri1 chromosome 6, mIctTri1.hap1, whole genome shotgun sequence genome includes a region encoding these proteins:
- the LOC101966766 gene encoding cytochrome P450 2D17 isoform X2: MAKVLEWPGERGVPEELEDSTAAMGLLTGDALWALSVAVAVFLLLVDLMHRRQLWAARYPPGPLPLPGLGNLLQIDFQNMPSSLQKMRFRFGDVFSLQLAWKPVIVLNGLAAVREALVNHSEDTSVRPWRPIYEHLGFGPRSQGVVMVAYGPAWREQRRFTVSTMRNFGLGKKSLEQGKKSLEQWVTEEASCLCTAFANKAGCPFSPKTLLNRAVCNVISSLIYAHRFEYDDQRMAKILDIMEDMLKEEFALVPMVLNAVPVLLRIPGLPGRVFPAQKAFMAMVDELLEEHRMTWDPAQPPRDLTDAFLAKVEKAKGNPESSFNDENLRIVVSNLFSAGMVTTSTTLAWALLLMILHPDVQRRVQQEIDEVIGQVRQPEMGDRDRMPFTMAVIHEVQRFGDLVPLGLPHSTTRDIELQGFFIPKGTMLITNLSSVLKDETVWEKPLHFHPGHFLDAQGHFVKREAFMPFSAGRRACLGEPLARMELFLFFTCLLQRFSFSVPPGQAQPSDYGVFGTMVTPSPYQLCAEPR; the protein is encoded by the exons ATGGCAAAG GTCCTAGAGTGGCCAGGAGAGCGGGGTGTGCCAGAGGAGCTCGAGGACAGCACGGCAGCCATGGGGCTGCTCACCGGGGATGCACTGTGGGCCCTGAGTGTGGCCGTGGCCGTCTTCCTGCTCCTGGTAGACCTGATGCACCGGCGCCAACTCTGGGCTGCACGCTACCCGCCAGGCCCCCTGCCACTGCCTGGGCTGGGCAACCTGCTGCAGATTGACTTCCAGAACATGCCCAGCTCCTTACAAAAG ATGCGGTTCCGTTTTGGTGACGTGTTCAGCCTGCAGCTGGCCTGGAAGCCTGTCATTGTGCTCAATGGGCTGGCCGCTGTGCGGGAGGCGCTGGTGAACCACAGTGAGGACACCTCTGTCCGCCCGTGGAGGCCCATCTATGAGCACCTGGGCTTCGGACCACGGTCTCAAG GGGTGGTCATGGTAGCCTATGGACCTGCCTGGCGTGAGCAGCGGCGCTTCACTGTGTCCACCATGCGCAATTTTGGCCTGGGCAAGAAGTCCCTGGAGCAGGGCAAGAAGTCCCTGGAGCAGTGGGTGACTGAGGAGGCCAGCTGCCTCTGTACAGCCTTTGCCAACAAGGCTG gATGCCCCTTTAGCCCCAAGACCCTGCTGAACAGAGCAGTGTGCAACGTGATCTCCTCCCTCATCTACGCCCACCGCTTTGAGTATGATGACCAGCGCATGGCCAAGATACTGGACATTATGGAGGACATGCTAAAGGAAGAGTTTGCCTTGGTGCCCATG GTGCTGAATGCGGTCCCAGTGCTCCTGCGCATCCCAGGGCTGCCTGGCAGGGTCTTCCCTGCACAGAAGGCCTTCATGGCCATGGTGGATGAGCTGTTGGAGGAGCACAGGATGACCTGGGACCCAGCCCAGCCACCGCGAGACCTGACTGACGCCTTCCTGGCAAAGGTGGAGAAG GCCAAGGGGAACCCTGAGAGCAGCTTCAATGATGAGAACCTGCGCATCGTGGTGTCTAACCTGTTCTCCGCAGGGATGGTGACTACTTCGACCACgctggcctgggccctcctgcTCATGATCCTGCACCCGGACGTACAGC GCCGAGTCCAACAGGAGATTGATGAAGTGATAGGGCAGGTGCGGCAGCCAGAGATGGGGGACCGGGACCGCATGCCCTTCACCATGGCTGTGATTCACGAGGTGCAGCGTTTTGGAGACCTTGTCCCTCTAGGTCTACCCCACTCAACAACCCGTGACATTGAGTTGCAGGGCTTCTTCATCCCCAAG GGGACGATGCTCATCACCAACCTGTCGTCTGTGCTGAAGGATGAGACCGTCTGGGAGAAGCCCCTCCACTTTCACCCTGGACACTTCCTGGATGCCCAGGGCCACTTTGTGAAGCGGGAGGCCTTCATGCCTTTCTCAGCAG GCCGCCGAGCATGCCTCGGGGAGCCCCTGGCCCGCATGgagctcttcctcttcttcacctGCCTCCTGCAGCGCTTTAGCTTCTCGGTGCCCCCTGGACAAGCCCAGCCCAGCGACTATGGCGTGTTTGGTACCATGGTGACCCCGTCCCCCTACCAACTGTGTGCTGAGCCCCGCTAG
- the LOC101966766 gene encoding cytochrome P450 2D17 isoform X1, translated as MSLGLLQRVLEWPGERGVPEELEDSTAAMGLLTGDALWALSVAVAVFLLLVDLMHRRQLWAARYPPGPLPLPGLGNLLQIDFQNMPSSLQKMRFRFGDVFSLQLAWKPVIVLNGLAAVREALVNHSEDTSVRPWRPIYEHLGFGPRSQGVVMVAYGPAWREQRRFTVSTMRNFGLGKKSLEQGKKSLEQWVTEEASCLCTAFANKAGCPFSPKTLLNRAVCNVISSLIYAHRFEYDDQRMAKILDIMEDMLKEEFALVPMVLNAVPVLLRIPGLPGRVFPAQKAFMAMVDELLEEHRMTWDPAQPPRDLTDAFLAKVEKAKGNPESSFNDENLRIVVSNLFSAGMVTTSTTLAWALLLMILHPDVQRRVQQEIDEVIGQVRQPEMGDRDRMPFTMAVIHEVQRFGDLVPLGLPHSTTRDIELQGFFIPKGTMLITNLSSVLKDETVWEKPLHFHPGHFLDAQGHFVKREAFMPFSAGRRACLGEPLARMELFLFFTCLLQRFSFSVPPGQAQPSDYGVFGTMVTPSPYQLCAEPR; from the exons ATGAGCCTGGGCCTCCTTCAGAGG GTCCTAGAGTGGCCAGGAGAGCGGGGTGTGCCAGAGGAGCTCGAGGACAGCACGGCAGCCATGGGGCTGCTCACCGGGGATGCACTGTGGGCCCTGAGTGTGGCCGTGGCCGTCTTCCTGCTCCTGGTAGACCTGATGCACCGGCGCCAACTCTGGGCTGCACGCTACCCGCCAGGCCCCCTGCCACTGCCTGGGCTGGGCAACCTGCTGCAGATTGACTTCCAGAACATGCCCAGCTCCTTACAAAAG ATGCGGTTCCGTTTTGGTGACGTGTTCAGCCTGCAGCTGGCCTGGAAGCCTGTCATTGTGCTCAATGGGCTGGCCGCTGTGCGGGAGGCGCTGGTGAACCACAGTGAGGACACCTCTGTCCGCCCGTGGAGGCCCATCTATGAGCACCTGGGCTTCGGACCACGGTCTCAAG GGGTGGTCATGGTAGCCTATGGACCTGCCTGGCGTGAGCAGCGGCGCTTCACTGTGTCCACCATGCGCAATTTTGGCCTGGGCAAGAAGTCCCTGGAGCAGGGCAAGAAGTCCCTGGAGCAGTGGGTGACTGAGGAGGCCAGCTGCCTCTGTACAGCCTTTGCCAACAAGGCTG gATGCCCCTTTAGCCCCAAGACCCTGCTGAACAGAGCAGTGTGCAACGTGATCTCCTCCCTCATCTACGCCCACCGCTTTGAGTATGATGACCAGCGCATGGCCAAGATACTGGACATTATGGAGGACATGCTAAAGGAAGAGTTTGCCTTGGTGCCCATG GTGCTGAATGCGGTCCCAGTGCTCCTGCGCATCCCAGGGCTGCCTGGCAGGGTCTTCCCTGCACAGAAGGCCTTCATGGCCATGGTGGATGAGCTGTTGGAGGAGCACAGGATGACCTGGGACCCAGCCCAGCCACCGCGAGACCTGACTGACGCCTTCCTGGCAAAGGTGGAGAAG GCCAAGGGGAACCCTGAGAGCAGCTTCAATGATGAGAACCTGCGCATCGTGGTGTCTAACCTGTTCTCCGCAGGGATGGTGACTACTTCGACCACgctggcctgggccctcctgcTCATGATCCTGCACCCGGACGTACAGC GCCGAGTCCAACAGGAGATTGATGAAGTGATAGGGCAGGTGCGGCAGCCAGAGATGGGGGACCGGGACCGCATGCCCTTCACCATGGCTGTGATTCACGAGGTGCAGCGTTTTGGAGACCTTGTCCCTCTAGGTCTACCCCACTCAACAACCCGTGACATTGAGTTGCAGGGCTTCTTCATCCCCAAG GGGACGATGCTCATCACCAACCTGTCGTCTGTGCTGAAGGATGAGACCGTCTGGGAGAAGCCCCTCCACTTTCACCCTGGACACTTCCTGGATGCCCAGGGCCACTTTGTGAAGCGGGAGGCCTTCATGCCTTTCTCAGCAG GCCGCCGAGCATGCCTCGGGGAGCCCCTGGCCCGCATGgagctcttcctcttcttcacctGCCTCCTGCAGCGCTTTAGCTTCTCGGTGCCCCCTGGACAAGCCCAGCCCAGCGACTATGGCGTGTTTGGTACCATGGTGACCCCGTCCCCCTACCAACTGTGTGCTGAGCCCCGCTAG